The DNA window AACCCATACATCCTTTTGGTGGAGAAGAAAATCTCTTCCATGAAAGAATTGCTTCCTGTACTTGAGCCGATCGCTCAGGGAGGTAAATCTTTACTGATCATCTCTGAAGAGGTTGAAGGTGAAGCTTTAGCTACTTTAGTGGTGAACAAATTAAGAGGTTCCCTTAAAATTGCTGCGGTAAAAGCACCTGGATTCGGGGACAGAAGAAAAGCGATGCTGGAAGATATCGCAATCCTAACCGGCGGACAGGTAATTTCCGAAGAGCAGGGCTTCACGATGGAGAACATCTCCCTGGATATGCTGGGAACTGCTGAGAAAGTAACCATTGATAAAGACAATACAACCGTAGTGAACGGTGGCGGTGAAGAGAGCAAGATCAAAGGAAGAGTAAACCAGATCAAAGCGCAGATGGAAACCACCACTTCAGACTACGACAGAGAAAAGCTTCAGGAAAGACTGGCTAAATTAGCCGGAGGTGTTGCCGTTCTTTACGTAGGAGCTGCTTCCGAAGTGGAAATGAAAGAGAAAAAAGACCGTGTAGATGATGCCCTGAACGCGACAAGAGCTGCCGTTGAAGAAGGTATCGTAGCCGGAGGAGGTGTTGCTTTGGTAAGAGCTATCAACGCTTTAAGTGATCTTCAAGGCATCAATGCAGATGAAACTACCGGTATTAAAATCGTAAAAAGAGCGATCGAAGAGCCGTTAAGACAAATCGTTGCCAACGCCGGAGGTGAAGGTTCCGTAATCGTTGCGAAAGTAGCAGAAGGACAAGGTGACTTCGGGTACAACGCCAAAACTGACGAGTATGTCAACATGCTTGAAGCAGGAATCATCGACCCTACGAAAGTAACGAGAGTAGCCCTTGAAAATGCTGCTTCCGTATCTGGTATGTTGTTGACCACTGAATGTGTAATCACTGAAGTGAAAAAAGACGAACCAGCTATGCCAATGGGTGGCGGAATGCCAGGAATGATGTAGCCTTAACCGATACAGATAAATCAAAACCGCTCTATTTATAGGGCGGTTTTTTGTTTCTTAATAATATCCTATAAATAGATATATTTGTAAAAACGATTACAGCAACTATGGAAAACAAATATTTACTTCATGGGAAACTCACTGCAAAAGCAGGGCACCAAAAGGAACTTGCTGACATTTTAAGACAGGCATCCCAACTGGTATCAACAGCTAAAGGCTGTACACTGTATGCCGTTAGCCATGATCAAGAGGATGAAAATGCTGTTTATGTGACAGAAATCTGGGACAGTAAAGATGACCATGACAACTCCCTGAAAGTTGAAGGCGTCAGAGAACTTATTATGAAAGCCATGCCGATATTGGATGGACCACCAACGAAAGGACAGGAACTGGAGATTTTAGGAGGTGTGGGGATGTAAGACATTCAGTGACCGAGACAGTTTAATATACTGACCACTATGCTTTGTATGTCGGTTTTTATTTTGTATTATTTTTTTTATATTTGATAAAACTAAATAAACCATGAAAAATATCAATTAACTTCTTTTTATCGCTAATTCTTAAGCTTAAATCCAAAGATCTAACAAATAGATGAATTGTATTTTCTTTTTTTAAAGTAATTATTTTATTTCTATGGCTATTTGCATCTAGTTAAAATTGTATTTTAAATTATAATAACTGTATAAAGCCGTAAAGAGTTAATTGCATTTTTATTCACTATAATTAATATATGGTAGATAAAATTACTACACACAGTAAAACAGTATTGGATATTGCGCTTATTCACGATTGGCTCATTGGTGCTAAGTATACAAATTTACGAAATGTTGCAACTTTTGAAAAAGTTCATTTTATAGATATTGACTGGAAAAATTACAATTTCGAGAAACATTTAAATGCTGTAAAAAAATTAAGACCTAAATATACCGTTGCGAAAGATTGGGAGATAGCCGGAGATTTAGAAAACCTGTTAAAACAAGCTAATATACTTTCAAAGTATTCTGATAATGTGATTATTGTTCCGAAAGTAGATTCACTAAAAGAAAAAATGTTTAATTTAATACCCGAAGAATTTATGCTCGGTTACAGTGTCCCAACAAAATATGGAGGTACAACGATTGAACCAGAATATTTTAATGGACGGCGAGTTCATTTATTAGGAGGGCGACCAGAAAAACAGCGTGAATTGGCAAAAGTTTTAAACGTCAAAAGTATAGATGGTAATAGATTTACCCTAGATGCTGGTTTTGGAGATTATTTTGATGGAATTAAATTTAAGCCACATCCAATTGGAGGATATAAATTATGCTTAGAAGACTCAATTAAAAATATTAATGAAATTTGGGAATGTTATGGACGATAGAAAAGAATTTTTGACTAAGATATATGATCAAATGTTTAATGACATTGATAGACATCATAAAATAGTTTGGCAAACAATTGGGGTATTAGTAGGTGCTTTTGCAGTATTAGCATTAATTGAAAAACATGTAATTTCAATTGATATTGCTACTGGATTAATAATTTTATTAGCTTGTTGGGTGATCGGACATGTATATGATTCTAATTATTGGTACAATCGAAATCTTGTGATAATTGCGAATATTGAAAGGCAGTTTTTGCTTGCCAGCGACTTAAAAGAAATTCATTATTATTTTGGAAAACATAGAAACAAAAACTCTATACAAACGTCACTCAAAATACAAATGTATTTTTGCTTGTCGGTAATTTCGATATTTATTGTATATCACTTCTCTGAAAGCATTTATCCTGGATTTGAACTAGAACTTAATAAAGATAATTTTTGTCCTCAAAAAATAATTCCTTACTTCGCATTAATAATTGGTATAATATTTATCATTTGGATTAGATATAAAAGAATTAAAAATTATGATGAATTTTTAAAAAATTCACCTGGAATTACTGTTGATACTACTGGAATAACATTCGGTAATGGACATCCTATTTAATATATAGCTACAATAAATATTAGTCAGTAAAAAAATTATCTCATCTATTTCTGAGATAGAAATTGCTAAGTTCAACTCTCTATCTTTATAAATGTTCTAGCTATTTTAAAATTAAATAATTATTGTGGATGAATTTTTAAACTATTAGTTAATTCTCCATGCTCGCCCCCCGCTGGCGCGAGCGTCACGCTCGTGCCTCCATACTTGCATGAGTCTTTCACCATAACAGAAAAACTATTCGTGGAAAGCACGAGCGAGACGCTCGCACTAGCAAAGGGGTCAGTTTTCTATAATGGTAACTTCAAATTAAATATATATAATATGAACTACAAAATTATTTGGATTATAGTTGGGATTGTATCAATCCTTTTACTAATAATACTGGGTTTTTACATTGGAAATTTCCACAAAAGAAATTTATCTGATAGCCCTGAAGAATGGGGACAATTTGGCGATTATTTAGGAGGTACGCTTAATACTACAATTTCCATTTTGAATTTATTTTTATTGGCTTATCTAACAATAAAAATTGCAAAAATAGAAGAAGACAGAACGAGCAATACCTCAAAAGATTCTGTAAAGCCTCTAGGTCTTTTTTCTTTTAATATATCAAATGATTTTTTTAAAATTGAATTACATAATGTTGGTTTAGGACCATTAATACTAAAAGAGTTCAAAATCTTTGACAAAGAAAAACATTATAAAGATTTTAAAGAATTACTTGATAGTATACCTTTACAACATTATAGACCAAAATATTCTTTTACTAAAAGTACAAGCAATGGAACAATTATAAGAAAAGACGATTTTTTAAATATCATAGATATGCAGCTAGATAATGATGAAGCAGGAGTAGAGTATTCAAAAAAAGTTGAAAGTTTAAAAATAATTAAGAGTAAACTTGCTTCATGTGAAATAAAAATAATTTATGCAGATTTATTTGGAAATATTATAAATGAGGAAATAGAAAAGCTAGATTTTATTAATATAGATTGTAACTAAATTATAAATAATCTGACACCGCTGACGAAAGCATTCCCTCGCTGGCGCGAGCGTCACGCTCGTGCCTCCATACGCATGAGTCTTCCCCCCCCGCTGGCGCGAGCTTCCAAGCTCGTGTCCTCATATTGGCACTAAAATTTTACGCGTAAAGCACGAGCGAGACGCTCGCGCTAGCAAAAGGATGAAGATGTTAATAAAAATAACCAAACCTTCCAGAATAATTTACCCACCCGCTCCGCTTCCAATCCGCAAAACTTTTACCTATATTTGTTTTTGTTAAAACACACAAATATGCAGGACAAGAAAATACATCAGGGCAGGAACATCAAGCGGTTCCGGGAAATGCTGGGCATCAAGCAGGAAGCACTGGCTTTAGATCTCAATTGCAGCCAGCAAAAGATATCCATTCTTGAGCAAAAAGAGACTGTCGAAAAGGATATGCTGGAAAAAATCGCCGGCCTTCTGAATGTTCCGGTAGAAGCCATTGAAAATATGGAGGAAGAGCAAGCCATCAGTATTATTTCCAGTACATTTAACAACAGTTCCCTTACAGGTGTTGTAAATAACACAACCCATCCGGTTGATGCACTTCTTCAGTTACATGAAGAGAAAATTGCCCTGTACGAAAGAATGCTGAAAGAGAAAGACGAAATGATGGCGAAGCTGGAGCAATACTTGCAGAAACCGTGATCCGGATTTTCCTGGCGGTGCTTTCGGGTATTCTTCTGTTCAGCTGTTCTAAAACTAATACGTTGACGCGAGCGTTACACCCCCTTATTTTCGACAGAATATTTTTTACAGTATTATTGAAAAGTTAGCTAAAATCAATACCTATGATCGATCTGGATCGTGTTCAGCAAATCATCGAAAAAGAAATAAGTCCGGATTTTAAAATCTCCAGATATTTTGACACCGAAGATATGGTAATTTATTTTTGGAAGCACAAAGAATATACTCCTGATGATGAAAGAGGACGAATTATTGGGTCCGGACCTGTAGTTTATGATAAGAAGACAAAAGAGTATCGGGTAATGGGTTCCAGGGAATGGTTCAGTGAAGAAATCCGTAGGCTTTTCGAAACTGAGGAAGGAAAAGAACGTATGCATGAACTTGACTATCTGATGAGCCTGTTCGAAAACGGTGAAGAAAATCCGGATTATACCCATTCACTGATCGAAAAAATCAAAGCTAGAATCCTTCGCAGACAATATGTAAATTCTGAAGACGTAGATTTTCTGTCTATCCTTACCGGAGCCAGAAGAATAGATAAGGAATTTAATTTAATTGGCAAACCGCAATGGAAATTTGAAGAACATATTGTCGTGGTCTCAGATAATCCTGTTGCGCAGAAAAAATTAATGAAGATCTGGAAAGAAATTGATTTTGAATATAAATTATTGTCTGAAAATGAATTGCTGTTATTTCGGAAAAAATCAATCTCATAATCAGTTTTGAGAAAGAATTCCCCCGCTAGCGCGAGCTTCCAGCTCGTGCTCACACAAAACTTCCAATTACTCATAAAGAGAAAACCTTTTCAACACTTTAAGTTATAAAAGAAAGTATTATGATTTTTTGATAATCAAGAGCTGGAAGCTCGCTGCATTGTAGGGGAATTATAAAAGCATAAATTCATTCCGAAAAACATACTATACAAAAGGCAACTCTGCTAAACAAAAAAGACAAATGAAAACCCCAACTATATTTTTTTTCATTTTTATCACGTGTGTTTTAAACGCTCAAAGTCTGAAAATTAAAAATCTAAAAATTGTTGATTATGAAATTCAGCAAAATGGAACTGTTGAAATTTCAACTCATACAATAATTGATGAAAAAGGGGACTTAATTGTTTATTCAGATAGTTGGGATGGAAAAATTTCTTTCATTATAAATTAACGCAAGAAGAAGTTGAAAAATTAAACGTACTTGCGGAAAAAGATTTAGAGTCTTTTGTAAAACAAAAAAAATTAAACAAGAATCAGGGTTTTGCAGGCAACAGAAAGTTTATCACTTTTAATTACAAAGGAAAAAAGAAAAGTCTGTGCTTTATAGAACCTTTTATGAGTTTATGAGTGTTTTAAAAGTATTGAATAAAAAAATTTATCAACATGATTCCAGTGCAAAAATCACATCGCTTTCAACTGATTTCGGGAAAACTGAAAAGGAAATAATTGAAAGGGACAAAATCGACAATTATTTACCAGAAAAAGCAGTAATAAGAGCCTATTAAACAAATTTCTCCCCGCTGGCGTGATCGTCACGATCGTGTCACTTATTAGTATAAGTCTTTTGTCACAATAGAAAAACTATGGGTAAAGCACGAGCGAGACGCTCGTGCTAACAAAGGGGAACTTTGTGAAACAAATAATCCCGACCAGCTATCTGTTTGGTGTGAAAATGAATTAGATGATCATTTCTTCGCAGGCTCTACCTCTTGTGTAGATATTTATGCAAAAATCGCAATTTGGATACATTTAAGTACTTACTTTCTACAATCAGCCAAAGATGAATTTTTAACTACCGATTTAGCTGACCCCTGGTTAATCGCGTATGCTAAAAAACATGATTTAACAATAGTTACTCATGAAATTAGTCAACCACAAAGGAAAAATAGAATAAAAATACCTGAGCCTCGTATTCATTTTGGAGTAAGATACTTATCCCTATTGAAATGTTTAGAGAAATAGGGGAAAGCTTCTAAAATAATACTACTGCTATTTCGGCAATACTTTCAACCTATTCTATTATCTGATAGAAATGATATTATTGAAATGTAAGTTAGTACTTCTGCACTATCTCCGTCGTAATATTTTTTCCATGAACGGTAAAATCAGGTTTTTAGGTCTCATTTTGAGTTCAGTACTCTATATGTCCATATTTCTAACCAAGTATTTTCAATGGGCTTCCGGCATTTTTCCTTTGGAAAGGATTTTACGATAGGTCGTGGTTTCAATGGAAATACCAACCATATCTTCCGGAATTTCTTCCAATGAATTTCAATAATAGTGGTATATGTTCCAGTGAAATTAGTTTCTAAATCGGTGTAAAACGCATAAATTTCATCACTGGTTTTATTTGGGATTTACTCTGAATTTCGTCTTCCCAGAATTTTTGCCATCATGTTTCAATATCCTTGGCAGATTGCCCGTTCGTATTGATTGTTCTTATTGAAATTCCAATGATGTGTGTTGTATTGATGATTATATTCTTCATATATTATTATTTATCTTTTTGACTAATTTTTTTATTGTTTTTACAATTCTACCTATTTTGATTTTATCGGTTGTAGCCGTATAAATCCATCTATAATGTTCTTTTTCTCTCCGTCAGAATAAGATAAAAAAGTTTCATAGGCATTAGGCACATCCAATAGACAGAGCTTTAATTCTTCGGGTATATCCGTTGGAAAATTGTCCTCATACAATGTGATATGAACAGAATTTCCAACTTCTTTTTTTATTTTCTTTCGTATTTCTGCCTTTATTGGAAGAAAAAGAAGACCACTTCCCATTGATTGCAAATTATAGGCTTTGATTTCAAATCCATCAATGATTCCACTAATGCGAACCCAGCCAAAAGGCGTATGCTTACTTTGTTTAATCTCGGGGGGATTCGGATAAAAGTCCAACCACCCTTACCTTTAAATTTTTCCAGAATACAACATTTATCAATTAGGGCTGTTTGATCTTCCCTTTTTTAAGCGATTATATACCAAAAGTCAAGATTCATCGTATCCTTTTTTGCTAAATTCATTAGTTTCATGCAAAAAGCATTATTAAAATATCCCATACAAATTTGCTTGGTCTGTGCCAGTGTTCTGCCAAATGTTATTTCCGAAAAAACATTAGACTCCACTTGCCCGATGAAATGAGCTCTTGTATTGTCAGATTGTTTTAGATAATTGTGTTCAATATCTTCCGAAATATTTAGTAATTTTTTCTCGTCATTGATGTCAATGAGTGAGAATGTTCCTTTCTCAATACACGAAAAATCACTTGGGATTACAAATTTCTCTTTCTGAATAGTATGATATTCAATGCTTACAGAAGGCATCTCTATCAGTTCAAAGAAGTTTTGTACATCTGGATGTTGACCAAAATGATTTGCTAGTTCTTTTAGATCCAGCATCGTTTCGCTAAACAATACATTAGCGTATTCATTATCATAATTACGAACCAGACAATGAAAAATCAATCCATTTTTGGATGCTATAGCTTTCTCAAATTTAAGTGCAGCATACAACAGTTCGTCATCTGTAACACTTTCCTTTTTTCTAAATCGTGTAAACTCCATTGCCTTTGCCTCTTTACTGCTTATTCTAATCATTTTTTACTTATTAAATTAATACTGGAGCAAATGTACAATGGAGTTGTGACAGCTGTATGGCAAGGGTAGTTAACATTTTTTTTGAGCCATTTCGATATACTCTTCAAAGGTAATTTTATGGGGCACAAAAGTTTCATTTTGAACAAAAAGGCTCTCAATACGCTCCAGTCTAAAAGCCCTGTAATCATTTCTCAATCTGCACAATGCAATCAGCAGCCAGTTTTCTTGTGTTGTATAAATAGCAAAAGGCTCAATTATTCTTTCTGTTGTCTGATTATTATCTGGCGCGTAATATCTTATTTTAACAAGTTTAAAATTTGTTAATGCCAATTGTAGAACTGATAAGTTGTTACTTGTTCGATTACTTTCCCAATTTTGTCCCGACAGAATTCTTTCAGAAAGCAAATTCGCCTTTTCTTTAGTGTTGTTCCGTAAAACAGATTTTATTTTATTTACTGCATCGGTATAATCCTTTACAAAAGAGGCATCTTTATTTTTTAAAATCAATTGTTCGGCAGTAATAAGTGCATTGGCTTCATTTTCAGAAAACATTACTGGGGGAATTCGATAACCATCCATTAGTGTATATCCTTTTCCTTCTTCGGTTAAGATGGGTACACCGGCTTGCTCTAACGCTTTAATATCCCTATAGATTGTTCGTTTACTGATTGAAAATTTTTGAGCCAATTCATTAGCAGTCAAAAGTCGTTTTGTCTGTAATTGAGTCAATATTGCAGTTAATCGGGAAAGTCGCTTTATATCATTTTCATTCATTAGAAACTATTTATTAACCTTTGTTAACTTCTTTATACGAGATGTTGTGCTTCGTGAAAAAGTAATTTTGGTTATTACTAAATTTTATATAAGAAGATTAATATAGCCAAAAGTGGCTAGTAAAAAATTGTTTAGAAGAAACGAGAGTGGTGCAGTAAGGATTTTGTAATGTCGTTTACTGCACTTGCTTTCACCTCATTATCTTATAACGCATTACTTCAAATTTAGTAAAAAATGAGTTAAGTAGTAAGACACTTATAATTTTACAAATATGTTATAGCAAATAAAAATTGAAAAGATACCATTCTTACTTAAGGTAATTCTTATCCTATAAAGAAGAAATTTAGTCTATCCTATTAAATATCTCAATTCTGGGTCATTCTCAATTCGGCAAATTTCGCTTGAAATAATCATGGAACATCAAGTTTGATTTACCGATAATTTTCATCAATCTCTTTACTCATTGTGTCATCCCCGCTAGCGCAAGCTTCCAGCTCGTGCTCACACAAAACTTCCACTTAATCATCAAGAGAAAACAGTTTCAACACTTTAAGTAAGGAAAGTACTGTAATCTTTTACTCGCTACGAGCCGGAAACTCGAGGTTAGCGTAGGGAGCATTTCTCCCTAACCGATTGCAGATTTATCATTTGCAAAATCCTCATTATATTATTAATATTGTAAAAATGAAATGAACTATTGATGATTAAACTATATCCTTTAGTAGTTACAATCTTATTATTTTTCCTTGGTTGCACAAAAAAAGATGATATGAAATACAATGTAGGCCAGGAATGGAAATATAAAACCAGACAGGGAGAAGAAAACTCGACCCTGAAAATTTTGAAGATTGAAGAATATCCAACCATCGGAAAAGTGGTTCATATTTCGTTGAGCGGATTAAAGATGAAAAATCCTCAGCACCCAACAGGTATTGCCGATAAAATAAGCCATCTTCCGATTACTGAAGAAGCGTTGGATAAAAGTATCATCAGCATTAAAAATGACACCCGCCAAATGCCCGACTCCACTGAAATGGATGGTTATTCTTACTGGAAAAAAGAGTTTGATAAAGGAAATGCCGGCGTGTTTTCCATTTCCGTTTCCGAAATTGTAAACTCAATAGAAAAATCAATTGTTTCAGGAGACTATACCAAGTAGATTAATCCTAAATTTGCTAAAAACCCTAAGATGAAAAAAGCCTTTGAATTCCTGAAGCAGCTTGAGAAAAACAACACCCGCGAATGGTTTGCCGCCCACAAAGCGGAATATGAGGCGATAGTAAAAGAAAACAAAGCCCTTTTCAATCAGATCCATGCCGGACTTCAGCAATATGACCAGGTACCGGGAATCCATATGTACAGGATTTACCGGGATGTCCGTTTTTCAAAGGATCAGACGCCGTACAAAACGCATTTCGGAGTTGGGTATTCCCGCTTAAAACCGATGCTGAGAGGTGGTTATTACATTCATCTTGAGTCTGGAAACAGTTTCGTGGGTGGCGGATTCTGGGGACCGGATGCCAAAGACCTGCTCCGCATCCGCAAAGAATTTGAAATCAGCACCGCTGAAATTGAAAAGATCACTTCGGATCAAACCTTCATCAATTATTTTAAAGAAATTAAAGGCGATGCAGTGAAAACCGCCCCGAGAGGTTTCGATAAAAACCATCCGGCCATCGACCTGATCAGGAAAAAGCAGTATGTCATTATGCGGCTATTGACCGATCAGGAAGTTTTTTCTGCCGGTTTCCCGAAAGAAGCAGTGCTCACCTTACTGGCCATGCGCCCTTTTTTCGATTATATGAGCGAAGTGCTTACGACGGATCTGAATGGGGCGTCTTTGATTTAAATACAAATGGTGAATTTGGCAAGCGTACCTGCTCTTCCCCCGCCAGCGCGAGTTTCCAGCTCGTGTCCACACAAAACTTTCCCTTAGCGTGCGAGAGAGAGAGAAAACAGTTTCAACACTTTAAGTCGTAAAGGAGGCATTATATTTTAATAGCTACGAGCGTGACGCTCGCGGCAGCGTGGGCTAATTTTCTTGGAACTTTTTTCCTTAAATAAGTTTAAAATAACTTCTATCATAACAAAGGGCAGCATCAAATCAATACAGCCCTTATTTTGAATAACTTAACATACAATATGGATAATCATAAATTTATTTCAAAGCTCTTTTACCAATAATGCTTTATTTTTCATCAAATAATCTAAAGCTTCTTTTACTGCCTTTTCAGGACTTTTAGGATTAAAGCCCAGTTCATTCCTAGATTTAGAAATATCAAAATCCTGCTGCAATCCGGAAAACATAGCAATATCCTTTCTTGTTAATACAGGAGCTTTTCCACGTGCTTTCGCTGAAAACTCCATAATTCCTGCAATAAGATTCAGTATAAATTTCGGAACAGAATTGGGAATTTTCAGATTCAGTTCAGGATATAATTTTTTTGCCAAAATCGTTGTATCAGTTATGGTCATACATTTTTCATTCGCCAAAATATACCTTTCTCCAGAACAGCCTTTCTGAGCTGCGAGATAACAACCTTCCGCGACATCTTTTACATCAATCCAGTTGAGTGTAATTTTTGTATCAACAGGAATCTCTTTATTCAAAATTAATTTTAAAACTCCGTAAGATACGTTCAGCGGAAGAGAAGCTCTACTCCCTATCATCGCAGATGGCATAACGGAAACAAGCTCTATTCCGAGTTTTTGGGCTAATTCAAAAGCTAATTTCTCACCATCGTTTTTAGAATTATAGTACATATTGCGGCGATCCGGATTGTATCCGTAACTTTCTTTTGTCGGAAGCTTTGTATAATCCAAAGCAGCAATCGAACTCACATACACGATTCGCTTCACTCCTGCTTCAGCAGCTGCTTCAATCGTATTTCGGGTTCCTTCTAAATTGACCTCATAAATTTCTTTTTCAGGATCTTTTGCCCACAGTTTGAAAGATGCTCCGACGGCATAAAAAGTTTCAACACCTTGTAAAGCTTTTACAAAAGAAGCTTTGTCCGTAATATCTGCCTGGACAACTTCACAATCCAATCCTTCGAAAGGCTTTTTGTTATTGACATTTCTTACTGTTGCTCTTACAGGAATCCCTTTTTGCAGTAAAAACCTCACCAAATTATTTCCTAAATGTCCGTTCGCGCCCGAAACTAGACTTAATTTTTCTTGTATCATTTTCATTACATTTATGATACAAAGTTCAATTTCCTGATTCCTGAATCACTTGACTTTTGTTAGTTAATCAATTTCCTACGGATTCGGCTGAGACTTTCAGGCTTCATTCCAAGGAAAGAAGCAATATATTGAATGGGTACATTCTGAATAATTCCG is part of the Chryseobacterium camelliae genome and encodes:
- the groL gene encoding chaperonin GroEL (60 kDa chaperone family; promotes refolding of misfolded polypeptides especially under stressful conditions; forms two stacked rings of heptamers to form a barrel-shaped 14mer; ends can be capped by GroES; misfolded proteins enter the barrel where they are refolded when GroES binds) — encoded protein: MAKEIKFDIESRDALKRGVDALANAVKVTLGPKGRNVVIEKSFGAPHVTKDGVSVAKEIELEDKVENMGAQMVKEVASKTNDIAGDGTTTATVLAQAIVREGLKNVAAGANPMDLKRGIDKAVTAVVANLKEQSKEVGDSTEMVKQVASVSANNDETIGSLIAEAFGKVGKEGVITVEEAKGIDTTVDVVEGMQFDRGYQSPYFVTNPEKMVAELENPYILLVEKKISSMKELLPVLEPIAQGGKSLLIISEEVEGEALATLVVNKLRGSLKIAAVKAPGFGDRRKAMLEDIAILTGGQVISEEQGFTMENISLDMLGTAEKVTIDKDNTTVVNGGGEESKIKGRVNQIKAQMETTTSDYDREKLQERLAKLAGGVAVLYVGAASEVEMKEKKDRVDDALNATRAAVEEGIVAGGGVALVRAINALSDLQGINADETTGIKIVKRAIEEPLRQIVANAGGEGSVIVAKVAEGQGDFGYNAKTDEYVNMLEAGIIDPTKVTRVALENAASVSGMLLTTECVITEVKKDEPAMPMGGGMPGMM
- a CDS encoding putative quinol monooxygenase, yielding MENKYLLHGKLTAKAGHQKELADILRQASQLVSTAKGCTLYAVSHDQEDENAVYVTEIWDSKDDHDNSLKVEGVRELIMKAMPILDGPPTKGQELEILGGVGM
- a CDS encoding DUF6610 family protein, whose product is MVDKITTHSKTVLDIALIHDWLIGAKYTNLRNVATFEKVHFIDIDWKNYNFEKHLNAVKKLRPKYTVAKDWEIAGDLENLLKQANILSKYSDNVIIVPKVDSLKEKMFNLIPEEFMLGYSVPTKYGGTTIEPEYFNGRRVHLLGGRPEKQRELAKVLNVKSIDGNRFTLDAGFGDYFDGIKFKPHPIGGYKLCLEDSIKNINEIWECYGR
- a CDS encoding helix-turn-helix domain-containing protein, producing the protein MQDKKIHQGRNIKRFREMLGIKQEALALDLNCSQQKISILEQKETVEKDMLEKIAGLLNVPVEAIENMEEEQAISIISSTFNNSSLTGVVNNTTHPVDALLQLHEEKIALYERMLKEKDEMMAKLEQYLQKP
- a CDS encoding DUF4411 family protein; protein product: MEKLWVKHERDARANKGELCETNNPDQLSVWCENELDDHFFAGSTSCVDIYAKIAIWIHLSTYFLQSAKDEFLTTDLADPWLIAYAKKHDLTIVTHEISQPQRKNRIKIPEPRIHFGVRYLSLLKCLEK
- a CDS encoding DUF1905 domain-containing protein, with the protein product MDFYPNPPEIKQSKHTPFGWVRISGIIDGFEIKAYNLQSMGSGLLFLPIKAEIRKKIKKEVGNSVHITLYEDNFPTDIPEELKLCLLDVPNAYETFLSYSDGEKKNIIDGFIRLQPIKSK
- a CDS encoding helix-turn-helix transcriptional regulator translates to MNENDIKRLSRLTAILTQLQTKRLLTANELAQKFSISKRTIYRDIKALEQAGVPILTEEGKGYTLMDGYRIPPVMFSENEANALITAEQLILKNKDASFVKDYTDAVNKIKSVLRNNTKEKANLLSERILSGQNWESNRTSNNLSVLQLALTNFKLVKIRYYAPDNNQTTERIIEPFAIYTTQENWLLIALCRLRNDYRAFRLERIESLFVQNETFVPHKITFEEYIEMAQKKC
- a CDS encoding DUF2461 domain-containing protein, whose translation is MKKAFEFLKQLEKNNTREWFAAHKAEYEAIVKENKALFNQIHAGLQQYDQVPGIHMYRIYRDVRFSKDQTPYKTHFGVGYSRLKPMLRGGYYIHLESGNSFVGGGFWGPDAKDLLRIRKEFEISTAEIEKITSDQTFINYFKEIKGDAVKTAPRGFDKNHPAIDLIRKKQYVIMRLLTDQEVFSAGFPKEAVLTLLAMRPFFDYMSEVLTTDLNGASLI
- a CDS encoding NAD-dependent epimerase/dehydratase family protein, with the protein product MIQEKLSLVSGANGHLGNNLVRFLLQKGIPVRATVRNVNNKKPFEGLDCEVVQADITDKASFVKALQGVETFYAVGASFKLWAKDPEKEIYEVNLEGTRNTIEAAAEAGVKRIVYVSSIAALDYTKLPTKESYGYNPDRRNMYYNSKNDGEKLAFELAQKLGIELVSVMPSAMIGSRASLPLNVSYGVLKLILNKEIPVDTKITLNWIDVKDVAEGCYLAAQKGCSGERYILANEKCMTITDTTILAKKLYPELNLKIPNSVPKFILNLIAGIMEFSAKARGKAPVLTRKDIAMFSGLQQDFDISKSRNELGFNPKSPEKAVKEALDYLMKNKALLVKEL